In the Setaria italica strain Yugu1 chromosome VI, Setaria_italica_v2.0, whole genome shotgun sequence genome, one interval contains:
- the LOC101761528 gene encoding peroxidase 47 — MGAQMKSFVRLLILVQVAAILAGHGAAELSMDYYGMSCPYAEYIVRNVVGQALMKDPTLAGSILRLHFHDCFVQGCDASVLLDSTDDNTAEKDAPANKSLRGFEVIDSIKEALEEQCPGVVSCADVLALAARDAVFMARGPYYGVPLGRRDGSRSVASDTFLTLPPPIKNVTVLIQIFDKVGLDVHDMVALSGGHTLGIAHCANFKNRIKDETETLDATLASSLGSVCKGGDSGKAPFDRTSTRFDAVYYRELTSKRGLLSSDQTLFESPETKEMVSMFAMNPDYFFYAFQQGMLKMGQINLKEGDDGEIRHTCRVVNS, encoded by the exons ATGGGCGCCCAGATGAAGAGCTTTGTCAGGCTCCTGATCCTCGTGCAGGTGGCCGCCATCCTCGCCGGGCACGGCGCCGCCGAGCTCAGCATGGACTACTACGGCATGAGCTGCCCGTACGCGGAGTACATCGTCCGCAACGTCGTCGGCCAGGCTCTCATGAAGGACCCCACCCTCGCCGGCAGCATCCTCAGGCTccacttccacgactgcttcgtgcAG GGCTGCGACGCGTCGGTGCTACTGGACTCGACGGACGACAACACGGCGGAGAAGGACGCGCCGGCGAACAAGAGCCTGCGCGGCTTCGAGGTGATCGACAGCATCAAGGAGGCCCTGGAGGAGCAGTGCCCCGgcgtcgtctcctgcgccgacgtcctggcgctcgccgcccgcgacgCTGTGTTCATGGCGCGCGGGCCCTACTACGGCGTGCCCCTGGGCCGCCGCGACGGTTCCCGCTCCGTCGCCTCCGACACCTTCctgacgctgccgccgccgatcaAGAACGTCACGGTGCTCATCCAAATCTTCGACAAGGTCGGCCTCGACGTCCACGACATGGTGGCGCTCTCCGGCGGCCACACGCTGGGCATCGCGCACTGCGCCAACTTCAAGAACCGGATCAAGGACGAGACGGAGACGCTGGACGCGACGCTGGCCTCGTCGCTGGGCTCCGTCTGCAAGGGCGGCGACTCCGGCAAGGCGCCGTTCGACCGGACCAGCACGCGCTTCGACGCCGTCTACTACCGGGAGCTCACCTCGAAGCGGGGGCTCCTGAGCTCCGACCAGACGCTGTTCGAGTCGCCCGAGACCAAGGAGATGGTCAGCATGTTCGCCATGAACCCGGACTACTTCTTCTACGCGTTCCAGCAGGGGATGCTCAAGATGGGGCAGATCAACCTCAAGGAAGGCGACGACGGCGAGATCAGGCACACCTGCAGGGTCGTCAACTCCTAA